AAGAAATAATTGATCGAGCAATACTTAATGGCGCAAGAGGAGTATTGCACCGAAGAGAATCGATGCAAACGATACTCCGAGCCATTGAGAAAATTCATGAAGGTGAACTCTGGTTGGATCGAATTACGACAGGTCGCATTTTATTACAGAATTCACGAATTCGAGGAAAAATCCCGTCCGACTCTAGTAGTGAAAAAATAACCATGTTAACTCGCAAAGAATGCATGATTCTCAGGGCATTCTCTGATGGTACTGGCGGGGAGCAGAATAAGCAGATTGCTGCTAAACTATGCATGAGTGAGCATACATTACGTAATCATTTAACTTCGATTTTCAGTAAACTTGGAATTAAAAACCGCTTTAGTCTTTTTGCTTATGCAAAACAGCATTATCACCAATTAGAATCCACTGTAGGCGATTCTTACAAAGGAAGTGGCGGCATCAAGGTTGAAGCACATAAGTAAAACAAGCCATTTACTGCTGAAGTGGTTCCTTGAAACCGTACAGCCCGAATGCCTTGGTGTAGTCTCCTCGTTTTTTCGATCCAATCTAAAGTAGAGGTTGATGGTATTTTGCCATAGCGAACTGCGCTGGTGGAATTACATCGAGTTCACTTTTTTATGCTTTTTCTGCGCATCCCGGTACCACGGGCAAATACTCTCCACCAGTTCTCCAAAAAACCTTTCACCCAACAAAGGGATCGGACTCTGAGGTCTCCCCACAAAACCTCATTGAGTTTCAATAAACTAGGGCGTATTATTCATCCAAAACAGCACATGCAAGGCAGGTTTAGTGTCTCTTTCGTAGCGACCAAACTGCGAAGGAGAACCTGCCATGCATGCGATCACAATCTTACACCGCATTCTTTCCACAAACTTCCCTGAAATTCATGCCAAACGTTTGGCTAGTCTGCTGGCCGCTGTCGAGGCTGTGGTAACGGGCAGCCGTCTGACGCTGAGCGATATGGGGCGCGGCCTGTCGGGCGCAGTTGCGGTCAGGCACAACATCAAACGCATCGACCGCCTGCTCGGCAACGGCTCGCTGCTCGCTGAAATCCCGGGCCTGTATGAAGCGCTCGCCCGGCAGTGTTTGGCGGGTATCTCCATGCCGCTGATCGTCATTGACTGGTCTGATTTGACGCCTGACCGGCAATGGCAATTGTTGCGAGCATCGGTCGCCATCGAAGGCCGTAGCGTAACTCTGTATGAGCAAGTGCACCCGCAGTCGCGCGCGACATCGCCGCGCGTGCATCAGGCATTCCTCTCCAAACTTGCCGCCATGCTCCCGCCCGGTTGTGTGCCGATCCTGGTTACCGACGCCGGCTTCCGTGGCGCGTGGTTCAGGCTGGTCAACCGCATGGGCTGGTATTGGGTCGGACGCATCCGCAACCGCGACATGGTCAGCCCGGCGAATGATGATGCCTGGGTTGGTTGCAAAACACTCTATCCGCTCGCCACCGCCAAGGCGAAGTCGCTCGGCCAATACGACTATGTGCGCAAGCATCCGGTGCTGTGCCGTCTGGTGTTGGTCAAACGCGCCAGCCAAAAACGCCACAAGAGGAGCCGTCTTGGTAAGCGTGTAAGATCGAGCCGCAGCCTGAAGAATGCACGCGCTCAACGTGAGCCGTGGTTGCTGGCATCAAGCCCAAACCTCGGGCATCTGAGCGCTGAAGCAGTAGTTGCCGTGTATGCCCAGCGCATGCAGATCGAGGAGTCTTTCCGCGACCTGAAGAGTGAACGTTTCGGCTTGGGGTTCTCCGAAAACCGCACCACACTGAAAAACCGCTTGGGCGTGCTGTTGCTGGTCGCCTGTCTCGCCTCGTTTGTGTTGCGCCTGATTGGCGAAGTGGGAAAGGCGATGCAACTTGAATTCCAGTTCCAGAGCAACACGCGCCGCTCTCGGCCCGTGCTGTCGGTGATTAGTTTGGCGCTACAGCTTGTGCAGCATGGGATGGCGGCATTCCCGCCGCGCGAATTTCGTGAAGCTCTTGAGCGACTACGTTATGATCATCCTGCGCTGCAACTTTGAGGGGAGACCTCAGGATCGGACTCGATTGATCTTTCCCCGTTTAGCCTTTTTAGGGAAACGCTGATTAATTCGCCACACCCCAAGGGCAAAGCGAGCAGTTCTGGGATATTGGGTTAAAATTTGCCATATTCTGGGTTGAATTGCGTTATTTCTTGCCTTATTCCGCTCATTTCTTGTCTTTAAGACGCAATCTGGCTGTCAGAGCTACATAACCACCGGCGAGCCAGCAGCAAGTTGGCAAGCCCAAACAGTGAAAACATCTGAGCATTATTTTTGGCCATTCCTTTGTAGCGAGTTTTGCGATGCATGAACAGATTCTTTACGACATGAAAGGGATGCTCAACTTTGGCACGAATGCTGGCTTTTGCATGTTCAAGCTTCTCCATCAGTTCGCCTGCTGTTGTTTTGGGCAATGCCTTGCGCTTGGAAGGGCGCATCGCGATATGCCAGGTTACGGGCAATTCAAGATTCTCTTCTCGTTTCTCAACGCCCAGATAGCCCGCATCACCAAATACATCGGTTTCATCACCATGCAGCAGCGCCTGTGCCTGAGTAACATCGTGGACATTGGCTGCCGTTCCGATCAGGGTATGAACAAGCCCTGATTGCGCATCGACACCGATGTGTACCTTCATGCCGAAGTGCCACTGCTTGCCTTTCCTGGTTTGATGCATTTCGCTATCGCGTTTTCCTTCTCTATTCTTGGTCGAAGGAGGCGCTGAGATCAGCGTAGCATCAACAATCGTACCTTCGCGAAGAAATAGTCCGCGTTCAGCCAAATGTGCATTGATTGCATCAAAAATGGATTCCGTCAGATGATGCGCTTCCAGCAAATGGCGAAATCTCAGCAGAGTCGTCGCATCCGGTACTGCTTCCCGATT
This is a stretch of genomic DNA from Nitrosomonas sp. sh817. It encodes these proteins:
- a CDS encoding IS5 family transposase; protein product: MQSSFSELEYAAKKKQTRRDRFLVEIEAATPWTSLLNVIAPYYPVSGRRGHPPIGLERMLRMYIVQQCFGFSDEGAEDAVYDSQAIRCFVGIDLNREAVPDATTLLRFRHLLEAHHLTESIFDAINAHLAERGLFLREGTIVDATLISAPPSTKNREGKRDSEMHQTRKGKQWHFGMKVHIGVDAQSGLVHTLIGTAANVHDVTQAQALLHGDETDVFGDAGYLGVEKREENLELPVTWHIAMRPSKRKALPKTTAGELMEKLEHAKASIRAKVEHPFHVVKNLFMHRKTRYKGMAKNNAQMFSLFGLANLLLARRWLCSSDSQIAS
- a CDS encoding IS4 family transposase, with the translated sequence MHAITILHRILSTNFPEIHAKRLASLLAAVEAVVTGSRLTLSDMGRGLSGAVAVRHNIKRIDRLLGNGSLLAEIPGLYEALARQCLAGISMPLIVIDWSDLTPDRQWQLLRASVAIEGRSVTLYEQVHPQSRATSPRVHQAFLSKLAAMLPPGCVPILVTDAGFRGAWFRLVNRMGWYWVGRIRNRDMVSPANDDAWVGCKTLYPLATAKAKSLGQYDYVRKHPVLCRLVLVKRASQKRHKRSRLGKRVRSSRSLKNARAQREPWLLASSPNLGHLSAEAVVAVYAQRMQIEESFRDLKSERFGLGFSENRTTLKNRLGVLLLVACLASFVLRLIGEVGKAMQLEFQFQSNTRRSRPVLSVISLALQLVQHGMAAFPPREFREALERLRYDHPALQL